The nucleotide window TTGGCCCTTTAAAAAAAATGAAGATGATGTTTAAAGTTTTTAAAGGCCGGATACCCGCCTGGTTCTTATTTGCATGGTGTAGTATCATGTGGGTAACCAGTGCCGCACAAAAGGGTCAACCCTCAGTTAAAGGAACGATCACAAATGAGCAATCGATTCCCGTTGCCAATGCTACTGTTGTCATCTCGGACAGTACCAATACCTATAGTAAAACCACACAAACAGATGCGGATGGAAGCTTTTCATTTTTTAACCTGCCTCATAACCGCTACCAGTTGGTAATTTCACATGTAGGTTTTGCTACCAGAACGGTGAGTCAGCAATCTTTCGCCGGCGCCACATTGTCATTGAATGTGGTGCTTGAACTTAGCCAGGGCGCTACCGAAGAAGAGGTAGTGATTGTGGGATACGGCAAATCTAAAAAACAGGATCTTACGGGATCCGTAAAATCGGTAAAAGCTGCTGAGTTCAACCAGGGTATTATCAACTCCCCTGAACAACTTTTACAGGGTAAAGTATCTGGTGTTAATATTACCTCGGCAAGCGGCGAACCCGGTGCCATACAGAATATAACCGTACGGGGACCCGGTGGAATCAGAACCGGTAATACACCACTTTATGTAGTAGACGGGTTAGCGCTTGATAATTCATCGGTTGGAGGCGCCATTAACCAATTGAGCTTCTTAAACCCACAGGACATTGAATCAATTGACGTATTGAAAGATGCATCGGCTACAGCTATTTATGGTTCCCGGGGCGCCAATGGTGTAGTAATCATTACAACCCGTAAAGGCAAATCAGGGTTTAGCTCTCTTAATTACTCGTTTACCGCAGGGGTCAGCAAACTGGCTGGCAAATTACCGGTATTCGATGCGGAACAGTATAAAAAAGAAGTGGTGGCTTTAGGCGGAACACTTGAAGATTTCGGGGGCAGTACCGATTGGCAGGAAGAAGTAACACGCACCGCTTTTACACAAAACCACAACCTGGCCTTATCAGGCGGTAATAACGGCACCACCTATTATGGATCGTTTGGTATGCAGTTACAGGAAGGTGTTCTTAAAGGTAACGATCTGAAAAGATATACGGGCCGGTTAAATATCTCGCAAAAGTTACTGAACGACCGCCTGGTAATAGATGCCAGCATCAGTGCCAATAACACAGCCAATCTGCGACCTAATATCGGTGGATTGATCGGTGGTGCCCTGTCTACCAATCCTACCATACCTGCTTATGGTGAGGATGGCAAGCCGTTTCAATTTGAAAATGGCATCAACCCATTGAAAGTACTGGAACTGGAAAAGGATAAGACTATTAACAACCGTATCATAGGAAACCTGGCGGGTACATTGACCATTTTAAAAGGACTGACGTATAAGGTCAACTTTGGTGTTGATAATTCCAACGCTACACGAGATATACAATCGCTGCCTAATACAGTACCGTTAAGAGACGGTCGCCTCGAAACTTATACCACGCATAATAAAAACTACCTGATAGAAAACTACCTCACCTTTAACCGATCGTTTGGCGACCACCAGTTTACCTTGCTGGCAGGTCATTCTTACCAGAATATATTTATTCAGGGCCGGGGCAATAGTGTCAACAAGTTTCCAATATCCAGTGTAGAGCCTATCTATAACCCGGGCATTGGGCAAGAGCTAACCCTTGCCGGAAACCGTCCGTCGGGTTATGCTTTTGAAAATGAATTACAGTCGTTCTTTTCCAGGCTAAATTATCAATACAAAAACCGTTACTTATTCACGGCAACCTTCAGGGCAGACGGATCATCCAAATTTGGTGCGAACAATAAGTATGGTTACTTTCCCTCCCTTTCGGGCGCGTGGGTAGTGTCTCAGGAAGATTTTTATAACAGCAGTGTCTTAACCAACCTGAAGTTAAGAGCCGGCTGGGGACAAACGGGTAACCAGGAAATTCCGCCCAAAATTACACAGGCCCTGTTTACCTCAACGCTGGAAGCCAGTTACCCCTTGTATACTTCAGGCGCCTACCCGGGCGGAACTACTTATGCAAGGCTCTTTAATCCCGATCTGCAGTGGGAAGTTTCTGCTCAAACCGATATCGGTATTGATTTCGAATTATTGAACGGGAAAATAGGTGGTACGCTCGATTATTTCCGGAAGGTAACCAACAACATCTTGCTGGAAGTAATACCTGCCGACCCTATTCAACCGGCGCCCAGCGTATGGAATAATGTACAGGATATGAAGATCACCAACCAGGGCTTTGAAGTAGACCTGTATTATAAAAATACTTCTGCAGGTGGTTTATCCTATACGATAGGCGGAAATACCACTTTCATTAAAAACAATGTAACCAACTCGCCTTATACAGTGATAGCTACGGGTTCTGCATCAGGTTCGGGGCTTAGCTCAGCTACCATTAACGGCTATGTCAACAACCAGCCGATAGGTACTTTTTACCTGCTGGAATTTATTGGTTTTGATGAAGAAGGTAAAAGCAGGTATAAAGATGTAAATGGTGACAATGTAGTAAATGATAAAGACCGCCAGGCATTAGGAACTGCATTACCAAAGAATATGTATAACTTTTATGGTAACCTGGCTTACAAAGGGATTGATTTTGCTGTTAACTTCAATGGTGTTACCGGCAATAAGATCTACGATAATACAGCCAACGCCAGCTTTTACAAATTGCTGTTATCGAAAGGAGTCAATACCACGTCTGAGGCTATACAATATCCCGAAGAAGATGTCAATAATGCAGCGCCGGTATCTTCAAGATTTTTAAAGAGCGGTGATTTCTTTCGACTGAATAACCTGTCTCTCGGATACACATTTGATGCCAGGGCCCTTGGCTTTGCCAACTGGATCAAAGCCATGCGCATTTCACTTACCGGTCAGAACCTGTTTGTAATAACACCTTATAATGGTTTTGATCCGGAAGTCAATACGGAACGTTCCGTAAACGGGTTTTTGTCCTATGGCATCGACTATCTCAGTTATCCCAAGCCCCGCACCTTTCAGGTGGGACTAAACATTACTTTATAAATCACTTTATATATGAAAACGATTATTTCTACAATATCACTGTGTGTTATTACTGCTGCATTGCTGTTGGCCGGATGTACCAAACTAAACGAAAATATCCTGGATGAATCGTCAGCAGGCGGACAGACAGAAAAAGAAACCGCCGAAGGATTCATTGCACCGGTTTACGCGACATTACCGAACCTATTTCTACACACCAATTACCTGGCAGTGCAGGAGATCTCTACCGATGAAGCCATACTGCCTTACCGCGGCGGCACTGACTGGGGCGACAATGGTATCTATATTGCGCTGCACTCCCATAATTTTGGCACTACC belongs to Niabella yanshanensis and includes:
- a CDS encoding SusC/RagA family TonB-linked outer membrane protein, yielding MMFKVFKGRIPAWFLFAWCSIMWVTSAAQKGQPSVKGTITNEQSIPVANATVVISDSTNTYSKTTQTDADGSFSFFNLPHNRYQLVISHVGFATRTVSQQSFAGATLSLNVVLELSQGATEEEVVIVGYGKSKKQDLTGSVKSVKAAEFNQGIINSPEQLLQGKVSGVNITSASGEPGAIQNITVRGPGGIRTGNTPLYVVDGLALDNSSVGGAINQLSFLNPQDIESIDVLKDASATAIYGSRGANGVVIITTRKGKSGFSSLNYSFTAGVSKLAGKLPVFDAEQYKKEVVALGGTLEDFGGSTDWQEEVTRTAFTQNHNLALSGGNNGTTYYGSFGMQLQEGVLKGNDLKRYTGRLNISQKLLNDRLVIDASISANNTANLRPNIGGLIGGALSTNPTIPAYGEDGKPFQFENGINPLKVLELEKDKTINNRIIGNLAGTLTILKGLTYKVNFGVDNSNATRDIQSLPNTVPLRDGRLETYTTHNKNYLIENYLTFNRSFGDHQFTLLAGHSYQNIFIQGRGNSVNKFPISSVEPIYNPGIGQELTLAGNRPSGYAFENELQSFFSRLNYQYKNRYLFTATFRADGSSKFGANNKYGYFPSLSGAWVVSQEDFYNSSVLTNLKLRAGWGQTGNQEIPPKITQALFTSTLEASYPLYTSGAYPGGTTYARLFNPDLQWEVSAQTDIGIDFELLNGKIGGTLDYFRKVTNNILLEVIPADPIQPAPSVWNNVQDMKITNQGFEVDLYYKNTSAGGLSYTIGGNTTFIKNNVTNSPYTVIATGSASGSGLSSATINGYVNNQPIGTFYLLEFIGFDEEGKSRYKDVNGDNVVNDKDRQALGTALPKNMYNFYGNLAYKGIDFAVNFNGVTGNKIYDNTANASFYKLLLSKGVNTTSEAIQYPEEDVNNAAPVSSRFLKSGDFFRLNNLSLGYTFDARALGFANWIKAMRISLTGQNLFVITPYNGFDPEVNTERSVNGFLSYGIDYLSYPKPRTFQVGLNITL